From the genome of Treponema denticola:
GCTCCCGACGGCAGATATCTGGCAACTATGTACATAGAATACAAAAAAGGCGATATTGTAACAGCCTTTACGGAAGACTTTATCCTTTCAACTCAGGCGCCTAAGATCGGGGTCAGCACAAAGCCTAAATATTTCAGCCCCGATAATGACGGAACCGATGATGACCTCTACATAAGCCTAAAAGCCGATTCAAAGGCCGGCATCGAAAACTGGAAGTTTGAAATTACCGAACCGGAAGAAAACGGAGGCAAACTCTTTTGGAAAACCGGCGGAAAGGAAAAAATAACTAATGAACTCATCTGGGACGGACGCTCTCTTTCAGGAGAAACGGTACAGTCTGCAACTGATTATCCTTTTACCTTTACGGTAACCGATAAGGTAGGCCTTACCTCGGTTTACAGGGGCTACATTCCGGTAGATATCCTTGTTATCAGGGACGGGGATAAACTTAAAATAGCCGTACCTTCGATTATTTTTAGAGGAAATGCAGCCGACTTTAATGGACTAGACCAACCCATCGTCGATAAGAACAATAATATCTTAAAGCGTATTGCCGTTATCCTCAATAAATTCCCCGAATATCAGGTTCAGGTTGAAGGACACGCTAATACTACGACAGGTACCGAAAAAGAAGAAAAAGCGGATCTCCTCCCCTTATCAAAACAAAGGGCGGAGGCTGTCCGCCAATTTCTTATAAAGGAAGGAGTCAGAAGCTCCCGTCTTTCTTCGGTTGGAATGGGAAGCTCCAAGCCCGTTGCCTCCTTTAACGACAGGGACAACTGGTGGAAAAACCGCCGAGTAGAATTTATTTTGATTAAGCAGTAAAAACTTAAGACTTTTTAAGTAAAACAAAAGGCTGTTCCCCATACGGGATCCACACAAGGGGTTCCCATAAGGGCGGACAGCCTTTTTACTGTAAAGAACCTTTTTTTAAACTATACGGGACCTCTAAAAACTAACCGAGTTTTTAGAGATGCCCTATCCTACTTTACCGAAAAACAAGAACAGCAGTTTTGATAAATCTGTTCCGCCAAAGCTTCCATAGATTTACCTAAGATCTCGGAAACTGCAGCATAGGTGTATTCTATTAAAAGAGGAGTATTTATTTTTCCCCTAAAAGGAACAGGGGCTAAATACGGGGCATCCGTTTCAAGCAAGAGCTTATCGGCAGGAATCGCCCTTACAAGCTCTGCAATCCTATCCTTATCGGCCTGCTTTTTAGCATAGGTTATGTTTCCGGGAAAGGAAATATACCAGCCCCTTTCCAAAAAGGAATATGCCTCTTTAAGCCCGTAGGAATAGCAGTGAATTATCCCCTTGTGATGGCTTACCTCATCAATACATTTTAGGGTATCTTCGTAAGCATCCCTTGAATGAACGATTACGGAAAGATTTTTTTCCTTTGCGATTTTTAACTGCTCCTTAAAAAGAAACTCCTCCCCTTCTATATCGCTTGTGCCTTTTTCTTCGGAATTTAAATCCCCTCCTCTTTTTTCGGCAGCAGGACCGTTCCAATAACGGTCAAGCCCGCATTCTCCAAGGCCGCAATAAAAGGGCTTACCCGAATTAGTCGTTTCCGCTTCGGTTTTTTGTAAAAAAAGAGTATCGATATCGATTTTTAAGGCTGCAAGAGCCTTTTCAGGCTCAGCAATGCTTTCGGCATGGGGCCAAAGGCCCGCCGCAAAATGCATAAAATCGGGAAAATGCTCAGGCAAATGAACGGTCTCTTGCCCTTGTATTTTACCTTCAAAAACCTCCGAAATAAATTTTTGTCTTTCTTTTAAATCTCCCGGTTGAGTACCTATATCCATGGCAAACCTGAATTTGCGTTCCATCATTGTATGTAAAAATGAAGCATCGCCTTCATTTCGTTTAAAAATCATAAAAAAATGTGCATGAGAATCGGAAAACATCTTGACCACCTTTAAAATTTATGATAGTATACCACATCTGCTGAAGTGGTGGAATAGGTAGACACTAGGGACTTAAAATCCCTTGGCAGTAATGCCGTACGGGTTCAATTCCCGTCTTCAGCACAAAAGCCTTAAACTTAACCGGTTTAAGGCTTTTTTTTCTAATCTTCTTTTTTTTTATTCCGATATTGAATATATAAGATTTTAATTCGGGAGGAATTAAATGAAAAAAGCAATCCTTATGTTAATTTTGTCCTTATCCTTTATGCATTTTTTAACTGCACAGGGAGAAATTATAAGCGATGAAACTTATGCTTCGTACTACGGGGAAGCCTTTAACGGAAGACCTACCGCAAACGGAGAAATATTCGATATGAATGCTTATACGGCGGCTCATAAAACCCTTCCTTTCGGTACCCTTGTTGAAGTTACCAACTTGGAGAACGGAAAAAAGGTCATCGTAAGAATCAACGATAGAGGCCCCTTTATAGGTAACCGCGAAATAGATGTTTCAAAGGCTGCCGCAATCGCCTTGGATATGCTGTCTAATGGGGTTGTAAGGGTAAGCCTAAGGAAGGTAGATCCTAACAATATGGGAGTTTTTACGGTTACAGAAACTTCAGAAAAACCTGTCAATCAGGAAAAGGCTCCCATAAAAACGGAAGAAACAAGCAGCAGAGAAAGGGATTTGGCCAAAATAGAAGAAACGGCTGCACAATCTCCAAACTACACGGAATCCGATACAACAAATAAAAGCCTTGTATACATGCCTGCCAAGGCCTCGGAAACAGAAGGCGTTTTATGGAGAATTCAGCTGGGTTCATTTAAGCGTGAAGAAAATGCTCTAAGGCTTGTAATCAAATTAAGAAAGATAGGCTTTGAACCCGCCTATGAAAAAACGGAAACAACTACAAGGGTTGTTTTATACGGTATTAGACCTCATGAGCTTGAAAAAGTAAAAAAAGTACTTGAGTCAAACTCTTTTAACGATTATATACTTCGCCAAGAAAGTTGGTAACACATAGAACCTCCTAAAATAGTTTTGCCCGAACTTCCATAAAGGGGAGCTCGGGTTTTTTATTAAAAAATATTAGGAAAAACTATTTTATATGAAATATAAAGCCTAAATTGATGCGGGTATAATGCAAGGAAGACCCTGCATCCCCTGTGTCAGACACATCCTTTAATAAACCGGATTCTAAAAAATAAACAAAGGTTTTTCCGTTATAAGCCGTAATCGAGGTGTAGTCAACGGAAGAAAAAAAAGGAAAATACTTTGAAAGTCTTTTTTCCGCTGAAAGATATAAATAAAAAGATAGATTTTTCTTTTTAAATACATCTAAAAATTTTAAGCCTCCATGCTCTCTTCTATAGTGTAAATCCTCTGCAAACCCGATAACACTCGGGCAAAACTGAGTAGATAAATTAATCTTCCAATATCTTTGGAATTCAAATCTAAATAAAAATCCTATACAGGGTAAAATAAAGTTTTGTTTATAACTTATTCCGAGTCCTGCAAAGGGAACTATAGGAGTATCAGGTAAAACAGAACTTGGCGGATTTGTCTTAGGGGGATACTTGGTGTAACCGCCCACAGCATCCCATGAATTTAAAATATACCTTATTCCTATAGATGGAGAACAATAGATTTTTATGTCCGAAGATGTTTTATACATAACAAGAAGCTTCATAAAACCGATATTTAAATTTAAATCTAAGCCTTTTTTAACATAAGCCTCGTGCTCTGAAAAACGAGTAAGCATATCGGGAACATAATTATTTTCATAATCATAGTCAAACATCCTGCCCGAATAAGCAGGTATTATAAATGAAGAAACAAAAGAGAAGTAAAATCCGCTTTTAAGCTTAAATTCGGTACCGGCAGTAAGGCCTCCGCCAGGCAAAAGAGGCCAATCAAGCTTGCTGTTAATATGTGAGTCAGTGTTAAAAACATACTCAAATCCCGAACCGGCTATAAGAGACGGAGAAACAGAAAAACTAAATAAAGTTTTCCCTTCTTCGGATGAAATAGCATGAGCGCTTACAAAAAGAAAAAAATAAAAAAAAATAAAACATTTATAACTGATAATCTTCATCTTTATCATAAATCTATGCTATATTTTAATTTATGTCAAGGTTAACATCATTTAATATATCAATAGCTTGTTTTTAATTTTTTTATATGTTATACTCAAAAAAATGAGAATTGCAATTGTAACGGAGTGCTATGTTCCCGAAGTCAATGGTGTAGTATACCATATTGAAACTTTACGGAAAGGGCTTATAGAAGCGGGTCATGAAGTTTTGATAGTTAAGCCTGATTTTAATGTAAAGAGGCACTGTATTAAAAACAATATTCTTTATAGCCCAGCTATAAGACTTAAAAATATGTATGATTATTCAATTTCATACCCATATAGTAAAACAAGATTAAAACTTTTAAAAGAATGGAAACCGGATATTATACATATTCACAACGAATACAGTCAAGGAATATTTGCTTTATATGCAGGTAGAAAATTAGGTATTCCCATTGTCTACACTATACATACAATGTATTATGACTATCTCCACTACTTCGGAATATTGAAAAATCTAAAAACCATAAAAAAAGCTGTAAATTGGGGTATTCTAAAATACACAAGTGCTGCAAAAGCCGTTATTTGTGCATCCACAAAAATGGAAAATTTCTTAAAAATGTGTAAAGTATCGACGCCAATATACAAGAT
Proteins encoded in this window:
- a CDS encoding TatD family hydrolase; this translates as MFSDSHAHFFMIFKRNEGDASFLHTMMERKFRFAMDIGTQPGDLKERQKFISEVFEGKIQGQETVHLPEHFPDFMHFAAGLWPHAESIAEPEKALAALKIDIDTLFLQKTEAETTNSGKPFYCGLGECGLDRYWNGPAAEKRGGDLNSEEKGTSDIEGEEFLFKEQLKIAKEKNLSVIVHSRDAYEDTLKCIDEVSHHKGIIHCYSYGLKEAYSFLERGWYISFPGNITYAKKQADKDRIAELVRAIPADKLLLETDAPYLAPVPFRGKINTPLLIEYTYAAVSEILGKSMEALAEQIYQNCCSCFSVK
- a CDS encoding omptin family outer membrane protease yields the protein MIKMKIISYKCFIFFYFFLFVSAHAISSEEGKTLFSFSVSPSLIAGSGFEYVFNTDSHINSKLDWPLLPGGGLTAGTEFKLKSGFYFSFVSSFIIPAYSGRMFDYDYENNYVPDMLTRFSEHEAYVKKGLDLNLNIGFMKLLVMYKTSSDIKIYCSPSIGIRYILNSWDAVGGYTKYPPKTNPPSSVLPDTPIVPFAGLGISYKQNFILPCIGFLFRFEFQRYWKINLSTQFCPSVIGFAEDLHYRREHGGLKFLDVFKKKNLSFYLYLSAEKRLSKYFPFFSSVDYTSITAYNGKTFVYFLESGLLKDVSDTGDAGSSLHYTRINLGFIFHIK
- a CDS encoding septal ring lytic transglycosylase RlpA family protein — its product is MKKAILMLILSLSFMHFLTAQGEIISDETYASYYGEAFNGRPTANGEIFDMNAYTAAHKTLPFGTLVEVTNLENGKKVIVRINDRGPFIGNREIDVSKAAAIALDMLSNGVVRVSLRKVDPNNMGVFTVTETSEKPVNQEKAPIKTEETSSRERDLAKIEETAAQSPNYTESDTTNKSLVYMPAKASETEGVLWRIQLGSFKREENALRLVIKLRKIGFEPAYEKTETTTRVVLYGIRPHELEKVKKVLESNSFNDYILRQESW